TTTAAACTGCAGCAAATATTCCTCCTTTCCGGCATAGCTCTAATAGctttaaattacagatttctaTAAAGATACAGGAAAGGTTTGACCGGGTAACCAAGACACTAAGAAGACAGTACTGAAGTAACCGAAATGTCAGAGTGAATTTGAGATTTCCATTGTTGGCATTTGAACTGCGGTTTAGGTACCAAGGAAACTGCGGATGGCCACCTCCAAACTAAAAGTGGGCCGGGGGTGGAAGGGTTTGAGGATGCATGAACAACGGTACAAATATGGCTCCTCTCTGGATGGTTGCAGCAGTATTTACATTAGCAGTTCGCTCCTGTCAGGGTGGTCTGGGATACAgggtttatatttaatttaaacaCTGGCTCTCTGGGTCTGCGCATTGTCACTGCGCTGAGAAAAGCCACACTGATCTGTTATAAAAGGTGATACGGTAGGGCCAATATGTGGCATGATGAATGAAATGGCAGGGGCTTTTTATTGTACACAAAATGGATTCTTGTTTATAAGTCAGCTGTTGAAAATATAGTCCTTACCTTTTTGACTGGGCTTGTTTATATTTGGGGCACACAGTCAGCTGGTTTCACAGTTTATGGAGCATTTCGGATTGTTCTGATTACCTGAACACATCACGTTGTTCTCCTAGCCTGATTCATGACAAGGTACTCCTGGGTTTTTATCTGATTCGCTTAAATTTCGTAATAAATATTTATCAGAGGGTCTGTGAGCACTGTCAACACTGAGGCCAGCTTTAGGAAAGGGGGCAGGGGGTTGCAGACTTCAGATGTCTGCTTGCAGATGCACCACAGTCTGCACCACTATAATACACTTCATCAGAGTGTAAAGTAAACAGAGCCTGTCTGGACATGGACTGGATATCAGTTAGACACTGAGCAGGTACTGACCTGTCATAGTTAGACAGAAAAAAGGGACAAAACAATGTTGTATCACCCAAATTAAAGAGGAAAAAGCAAATATGGTACCAAAGAAGGGTTTAGTTTCAAAAAATGATTTAAGCGATATTCTTTTGCCAATGAATGCTATTGTTTCAACATACTTAGACGTATCTCAACATGAACAGTTTTTGTGGAGCATTTATATTGTGACGATGATGCAGCTACATGTCAAAAATAAACAgcactgaagaaaaggagagaaggaAATGCCTCTCATGAAGCATGACATAGACGATGAAGCCAAAGTATCTGACAGCAGCCCTCAGCTTTGTATTTATCTCAATACTTAAGTCAGTAGTGCAACTGTTTTTCAAACCAAGACATGTCATCTCATTTTGTCTACATGCATACATGCCACACACAGTAgcaagagaaaaacaaacacccTGGCTTTTGCTTTTCCTGCAAAATCTAAATATTGACTCAGTAACCTATAATCATACAAAGTCTGAACAGAATGGAAATAAACAAGTGTGTCTACAAAGTGTAAGTGTTTGTGTGTCTCAAGGGCAGTGAAGCACTCGAATGCTGACATGGACTAAATAAAACGCAGAAAAGGAAGtggttagtttttttgttttttgttttaataagaGGATGCCAGACAATATGGATTCCGTCCAACATGCTGGAGCTTCATAAATTATTTGGTATTCACTCTAAAGTTCTTTTGAAAGTACTTGGCTGTCCACTTCAAATCAGACATCTGCTATGAATTCATATAATTCAGTTTCACATAGAATATTTTCTGTCAAATACTGGggcttatgtggaaaaaaaagtaatagaAATTCCATTATGATCTCAAGAGTTGTCCTGCACTTCAATGCCAAGTTTCCAAATAAAATCAGCAGCAGTGATCCAGACAATTGTgttactgtgtttgtgtttcattcCACTCTGTCAACCAGTGTAGAGTCTTTAAGTCATACCATGACAGCCTTGTTGTTCTATAAATCCAAAGGGGGTTTTGTGTAAGGGCACATTTGGTTCTTTTAGATGTTCAAATAGTTTGTCTTTACAGATCATTTAcactgaggaaaaacaaaaacacttctgGCTGCCCATCAGGATTCGTTACCAAAGCCATTTTATTAAGTTCTAATGTGGAAACTCAAAGAAATGTTATATATAACATTTTAGCATTCAACTACCTTATGCCATTATAACATAACCTGCATCAAATTACTGTATTTGTCTTATGTCTGGTTTTGACAAAAAGACTTTTGTTCTTTCATAGAGCATTTAAGCAGATgggaaataaaatacagtattAAACACAATTAACCGTTTGCTTGGCTTttggtattttgtgtttttttgcagatGTGCAGTGGTCATATAAAAGAGCAAAATTACATATTTGAGAAGGAAACATTTCATGCACTCAGCTGTAAACACTGTCCAGTGTCTGTTTAAGTTTGTGAGATTCTGTGGTTTTTTTTCTCCCTAATGACCATTGTAAAAGTTTCTTAAATAAACCTTATGGATGCATGCAGGACACTTGCAAGTTAGTAATGAAACACTGACATCTtttcatttgtctttatttaaaaaagggtaagacaaataacacacacacactaatgctgGAATTAGCATGGTCTGAGGCAGACTTAGTGGGTCCTTTGAAGGTCTTGGTTGTGTTATTTCACAGTTAATGTCCTGACTGAGCCTCTCAGCTGTGTTGGTAGCCACCTTTATGTTTTTCACTACCCGACTGACCTGCAAAATTCAAAGACACTGAAGACAAACTGCTTTATTAGGATGTTTGTTGATTCCTGTTTAATAGTGACTAGGACAATATGGCTAAGTAAATACCTCATTTGGCGTGCTTCTTGTAGATGTTAAGATACTCCTGGACATCATCTGGGGAGCCCAGGACCACAGGGACCCGCTGGTGGATAGTGGTGGGCTGGATGTCCAAAACATTCATGGATCCTGTGGTGGCTAGACCTCCTGCCTGCTCCATGATGAAGGCCATGGGGTTGCATTCATACAGCAGCCTCAGCTGAAAAGAAAGAGGCTCAATGAAGACGGACTCAACTCaaaggtctaaatgccacctGATGTGTATAATTTGtgtatttaagataagataagataggaactcagagagcgcagacctccgccaaggtagatcacccccccatttcctgaaaatgtcctgcccccccccccaactttgagttatcttgccaacagtcagacaaacaaaaaaaaaaaatctgcccccacgatcaccacccaaatttaatcatttgttccttgtgcaagtatcaacatttcctgaaaactttatcaaaattcttccataactttttgagttatcttgctaacagtcaaaagaacaaacaacaaaactgccccacccccacccccaatcaccaccaaaatttaattatttgttccttgtgccagtatcaatatttcttgaaaattacatccaaatccgtccataactttttgagttatcttgctaacaaacaaacaaacaaacaaacaaaccctgatgaaaacataacctctgccgttccttggcataagataagataagataagataagataagataagataagataagcactcagagagcgcagacctccgccaaggcagatcagtccccccacccccaccaaaatttaatcatttgttccttgtgccagtatcaacatttcctgaaaatgtcatccaaatccatccataactttttgagttatcttgctaacagacaaaatgacagacagacagacagataaaccctgatgaaaacataacctccgccgtttcacttggcagaggtagTAACTGAGGCTCCATCTGCTTACCTTGCCTTTGGGACTCTTCACATTGGCAGGGTATAAGAAGATCCCTCCGTACACCAAAGTACGATGAACATCAGCTACCATTGAACCTACATATCGGCTACCATAAGGAGCAGAGCCATCCTGGAAACACAAACAGTACCATGTTATAGTGTTTTATAGTACCTACTATCCAGTATGTTAGTGTAAAAACTGatctattattatattttacctcTGGATATTTCTTCTTTTGCAGGTACTCTGTCACATCGGGATAAAAATGCTGTGCGTATCCTTCATTCAAACTGTAGATTTTGCCCTTTTTCTTGATCCTTACGTTTCGGTCTACCAAGATGAACTCACCGATGGCctgaaaaaatacacaagtaGCTGATAAGAAACATATGAAAACAAAAAGCAATACATGTAATAGACCTGATGAAGTAAGTCTTTGTCTTACAGGGTCAAGCATGAAGCAGTTGACTCCTTGACCAGTGGACAGAACCATCATGGTGGCGCTGCCGTACAGAGCATAACCAGCCGCCACAATGTTTCTTCCAGGCTGCAGGGCATCATTCTCAGTGGGCTCATCATCTGTGCTCTGCAGAAGTGAAACAATTATATTATGTACATACAAGACCTTTTAagtttacatttcttttttattttttatcttgcgTACTGAGTGTGTAATTATtattctatatacagggtggggaagcaaaatttacaatgaacatttagttgttttttctcagcaggcactacatcaattgttttgaaaccaaacatatattgatgtcataatcatacctaacactattatccataccttttcagaaacttttgcccatatgagtaatcaggaaagcaaacatcaaagagtgtgtgatttgctgaatgcactcgtcacaccaaaggagatttcaaaaatagttggagtgtccataaagactgtttataatggaaagaagagaatgactatgagcaaaactattacgagaaagtctggaagatactattaaagaagaatgggagaagttgtcacccgaatatttgaggaacacttgcgcaagtttcaggaagcgtgtgaaggcagttattgagaaagaaggaggacacatagaataaaaacattttctattatgtaaattttcttgtggcaaataaattctcatgactttcaataaactaactggtcatatactgtctttcaatccctgcctcaaaatattgtaaattttgcttccccaccctgtattaccaTGACCATTACCAGCAggtgcaaaaatacatttcactgtacATTGTACTATGTATAACTGTGCATCTCATTTTACCTTATTTCAATATTATTCATTTATCACTCCGGGAGCTAgtccgatgttgatgagtagaATACAGCAGATCAGGAGCTCATATTCATGCTTTCATACTTAGGGCGCTATGCTAATTTGCAAAGGCTTTcagtaagaaaaacaaaacatactaaacaaatggtgccaggtacaacaaactccgccccttgcacatattgtagcttattttggcattgatccatctgatgtcatcatgtctatgcatgtggtgatgtcagcatatcaactgcctttatatatgcgccaagtttgaagtaaattaaaacaaaattgatgttttttatagacatttgaattttcacccattataagtaaacgggagaaagaaaaaagattttaaaaattcagaaaagttttaactttgacctatgcTTCCTAAAATGtacccacatctattctgggtccctggcaatctagtttcaagttttgctgctacagatgtgaaattttgcccattataagtacatggggatttttttttttttaattcataaaaaatttgaactttgacctacttttcccaaaatgtaactacatctattctgggtcactggaaatctataaacccaatttggtatgaattcagcctatagtcttgctgctacagacatttgaaattttgcccattataagtaaatgggaataaaaaagattttaaaaattcataaaaaaatttaactttgacctattgttcccaaaatataatcagatctattctgggtcactggcaatctataaactaagtttggtgtgaattcaaccaatagttttgctgctagaatgttaacaacaaaacaaagaaacaaacaaactgaaccaaaaacatacCCCTCACCTCCCCTTCGGAGGGTTCTACCCATAGCATTACCATATTACCACTTTTATTTCTAATGCACTAGGGTAATACAAATCTCTTCTGCTGCATTAAAATTACTCACTTTTTTGTAGATGGCAAAGATTGTTCCAATGGAGACAAGGCAGTCAATGTTTGAGGAGCCGTCCAGTGGATCAAAGCACACAATGTACTTTCCCTGTCAGTTACAAAGAAATGAGTTTATCTTTGTGACGCTATTACCAGAAAAACATGTGAAAACCTGTGATCTGAAGACACAGGGTATTTGAACAGAGAAGTATATGCCCTGCCCAGCTGCACGTACTCTCTTGTCTGGTTCCACGATGATGGCCTTCTCGTCCTCCTCTGACACCAGCAcacaggaggaaaaagaggacTTGATCATGTTGATGACCAGGTCATTGGACAGGACGTCCAGCTTCTTCACTTGGTCCCCTGTCACATTGGTGCTTCCAGCAATGCCATAACTTTGAAGAGAGGAGAGAAATCAAAGCTGTTCTCACGGtttttgtgaataaaaaaaaggTAGTTTTGCTCTAAACTGTGACctttttttatgtcttcttaaacATTTCTCTTAAGAACAGTGGGAAGGGTTTGAAAAGCTCAACATTTTCTTGACCTCTGCTGTGGGGAGTGTACACAGCATGTCTAGGGTGTACCTTTGGCCTGAGAACCAAGGTTATAGGTTAAAATTAAccaataaggacccagtgtgacttttgagacagttcccaaatgaatttttctatttagcctttcctaagtgatttatcaccatttattatgagatTATctactgaattttgcattttttccagtgaaaaccatctattttcctgtatttcattgactgatcatgtacatgttcataaaagctcagagtaatgtcaaaggttattgtatcaaaacaggaaaaaatgaagaaaagatgactttttcagtaaaacacagcattaactgaacataaacccagtgtctctatccactgtcattgatccaacttcacaggttttactggtgaatgaatgttgtagaagatgacagtgtttccacgttcactatggagcctctgaacgtccaaatgggtcatatctgatgaccatgaaaagatgacaaactgcattctaaaccacttatttacatgtattgataggattagtggatcaaaagtttaaatcagtagatgcttttggtcgacggtggatgtttgggtctttatgggttaatataacatGTCTGAAACCAAACAAGTATATTTTCATGCACACtaaagtacactgcaaaaaaggggtgtcgaaaaacaagataaaaacactaaatctgagcaAGAAGCtgctcaaaacaagtgaaattatctgtccatgcagcaagataatttcacttgacaaaattcttgaattaagatagtTAAATCtaagatgtatgaacacttaaaataagaaatgaactctTGAAACAAGATACATTATTGAACAcctctaaatctaagttgttttttttaaattatcttatcttggtaagaaccaaataatttgttgTGTAGGCAAACCCAGGGAAATGTTACACAAATactacacatactgtatattattattttttggtagTAAATTAGATATTATATTCATGTTCCTCACTCAATAACCTCTTCCCAAACATTCAGATGCTTCCTTCTGTTATTGTCATTTTAATAAAaccaacattaaaaaaattatacagACACAGGTGAACTTTACTGATTTCCAGGGAGAAAAGTACTTTTTCATCAGCTCAATAAAAAGACAGAACACAGAACAAACAAGTataataatcatgataattaTAAGCTTGAAATACTCACAGGTTAGCGATCCCAGCCTTCCTGACAGCAGTGGAGATGGCTTTGACAGCCGTGCAGATGGAGTTTATCAGGTTTGTCAGCTCACCTGTTCCTTGGGCCCTCCTGCCCTCCTCCAGAACAAACCTGGTGAGGGTCTGCACGTTGGTGTCGAAGGCTCCTTTTTCAGACATGCTGCTGTCAGGTGTGGGACTGGCACTGGCTCCTGCTGCCTGAAGTGAAATAGGTGAGCGAAGGCCCAAAGTTTAAAAAGTGAACTCTAGAACTGAGATATGGGAAAGGACAGGGGTGTGCGACTCTTccaaccaatcacaagtgttcttTACCACAGTTGGAGGAGGGCGGTTTAACAACATCTGGGTTAAAAAGAGCAAAGTTCAAAGATAGTGAGCTTTTAAGTTTGTTTTAATAGAACAATGGCACGAACTGCAATCACTTGGTTTTCCTTTAAACTGTTTGTTAAGTTCTTTTCCTTCGTCAGCACTTATAAGATCTGTGAGGTAGACAAATTGCAATAAGCTGTCGGGTAAACACTGAGTGAGTGTAATGAATGATCACAGCGATGTGATGTTACACATAAATGCATGGTACGTAAGGACCATTTGAAAAGAAACAGTATTTCTACAGCTCAGCGTCAATACATTCTTTTCCATCAGCAAAGGTATAGTAAAAGTTTGTTTTTACAACCAAGTCGTATAAAAATAATGATTAGAACTGACTGTTTTTCATACATAACTGTTAAATTAAAAACCTCAAATTGAAACCTTAAGGAAACAGCTTCATGCCTGAAAAAGACGAATCAGCCAAACTGCCTAAACATGCCCTTACTGCATGATCTTAAAGAAGTTTAAAGTCCAGATCATGGGAGCTGTTGTCCTTGCCCACCCTCTTTGTGTTTAGATAACACCATTAATTTCACAAATGCTCCTAATCAACACTTCAGAGCTAATAGACAAACAGAAGGTGGTGCTGCCTTTCTGTCTCTGTACCACCGTGTCTCTGCATTCGTGTGATCAATTTATGGCCTCATCTGTCGGCAACACAGACAACAGATTACAAAACttcacacaacacaacagtgtgtATGTGCTCTGTTTTGTAACAGACGCCTAAAGCTGAACTTTGAACCTGTTCTAATACTCAGCAGGATGAGTTGATGGTTAATCGCATGTTTCTTGAATATCGGTTGCATGTGGGATTTTATGTCAAACCAGTGTGTTAGAGCTATAATATTACAACACAAAGAACACAGGCTCTAGGTTACTTTTGTAGTGaaattaaaaacacatacatatctACTACTACGACTTTCAGCTGCTCCCTTCAGGGGTCGCCACAAATCATCTGCTTCCTCTGCATCTTCTAcctgcatgtcctccttcaccacatccataaatctcctctttgcctcctgcctagttgctccatcttcatcatccttcaACCAATATATTCACTATTCCCTCCTCTGCACATGTCCGAACCATCTCGATCTGGCCTCTCTCAAGTCCAACCTGAGCTGTCCCTCTGATGTGCTTGGTCCTAATCCTGTCCATCCTTGTCATTTCCCAAAGAAAATCTTGACATCTTCAGCTCTGCCTCTGGTCTTTCGGTCAGTGCTGCCGTCTCTAAACCATACGACATCGCAGGTCTCACTACTGCCCTCTACACCTTTCCCTTGACTTTTACAGATcttggattagattagatctaatctcagatctcaggtcagcagatcagctgcagcttgtggtcctaaaaactaaaaagaagctttgtGGGGACCGTGCTTTTTCTGTTGctgccccaaagctgtggaagCAGTTGTCTTTAGAATTTAGACAGTCTCAGTCTCTGCCTGCATTTAAATCACAtcaaaaaaatttactttttctcattggcttttaacccataaagaccaaatgctatttttgtggcagttcccatatagttttttctctatttttaacttttcttaaatgatttatcactatttattctaatattatgctctgcatttttgccttcttaagtgaaaatcaggtatttttctatattgaattgactgatcatgactgatgttcataaaagctcaaattaaagttgagggttattatatcaaaaacagaaaaaatggaggaaaaagttactttttctgtaaaacatatcattaactgaacagaaaaccaagcatctccatccactgtcattgatccaactccactggttttactggtgaatcaatgttgttgaagatgacggtgtttccacggtaactatggagcctttgaacgtccaaatgtgtcatatgtgatgaccatgaaaaggtgacaaactgcattttacaccagctatttacatgtattgataggattagtggatcaacagttatttaactttgtatatcagtaaatgattttggtttccAGTGTATGTTTGGGCCTCTATGGGTTAATCAAAGAGTGAGATGTTTCTTTAGATTTCCTATGTAGTTTGTACCAGATTtgaattta
This region of Sphaeramia orbicularis chromosome 12, fSphaOr1.1, whole genome shotgun sequence genomic DNA includes:
- the fbp1b gene encoding fructose-1,6-bisphosphatase 1b, whose amino-acid sequence is MNAHAHRAVSVHSRCWSWSQAAGASASPTPDSSMSEKGAFDTNVQTLTRFVLEEGRRAQGTGELTNLINSICTAVKAISTAVRKAGIANLYGIAGSTNVTGDQVKKLDVLSNDLVINMIKSSFSSCVLVSEEDEKAIIVEPDKRGKYIVCFDPLDGSSNIDCLVSIGTIFAIYKKSTDDEPTENDALQPGRNIVAAGYALYGSATMMVLSTGQGVNCFMLDPAIGEFILVDRNVRIKKKGKIYSLNEGYAQHFYPDVTEYLQKKKYPEDGSAPYGSRYVGSMVADVHRTLVYGGIFLYPANVKSPKGKLRLLYECNPMAFIMEQAGGLATTGSMNVLDIQPTTIHQRVPVVLGSPDDVQEYLNIYKKHAK